The Sulfurospirillum halorespirans DSM 13726 genome has a window encoding:
- a CDS encoding PhnD/SsuA/transferrin family substrate-binding protein encodes MMRHFLRLFLIFSLGLCLEARSLVFAPIPFFNANKVLEDFFPMVNYLEHALDENITIHYEKKYDDLIAAFKANQVDIAYFGPLPFLTLQKSFPYALPIITFHESDGKNGYRCALVKFGGDTLLNIPQRELKVALTQPLSTCGYTNTKHLIESSFHLNLDTLLYRYVGTHDEVALSVVRGEFHMGGIKESIAHEYASLGLEIIDTTPLIPGFSLVVNTQTISAEKIAKIKSILLSTPKEVYEKWGKDINYGMSETDINMFQNFKHDMQTVNVPHSGSF; translated from the coding sequence ATGATGCGGCATTTCTTACGCCTTTTTCTCATATTTTCTCTCGGTCTTTGCTTAGAAGCACGCTCTCTCGTCTTTGCCCCTATTCCTTTTTTTAACGCCAACAAAGTTCTTGAAGATTTCTTCCCTATGGTGAATTACCTTGAACACGCATTGGATGAAAACATCACCATTCATTACGAAAAAAAGTACGATGACCTTATCGCCGCGTTTAAAGCCAATCAAGTGGATATTGCCTACTTTGGACCATTGCCTTTTTTGACATTGCAAAAGAGTTTTCCCTATGCGCTTCCGATCATCACCTTTCATGAAAGCGATGGAAAAAACGGTTACCGCTGTGCATTGGTCAAATTTGGAGGCGATACCCTTTTAAATATTCCCCAAAGAGAGCTCAAAGTTGCACTAACGCAACCTCTCTCAACCTGCGGATACACCAATACCAAACACCTCATAGAGAGCTCTTTTCATCTTAATTTAGACACCCTGCTGTACCGTTATGTTGGAACGCATGATGAAGTAGCGCTCTCGGTTGTTCGGGGCGAATTCCACATGGGAGGTATTAAAGAGAGCATTGCACATGAGTATGCCTCTTTGGGGTTGGAAATTATCGACACAACACCCCTCATTCCTGGTTTTTCACTGGTGGTTAACACTCAAACGATCAGTGCTGAGAAAATCGCTAAGATCAAATCTATTTTGCTTTCTACACCCAAAGAGGTGTATGAAAAATGGGGCAAAGACATCAACTATGGCATGAGTGAGACCGACATCAACATGTTTCAAAATTTCAAACATGATATGCAAACCGTAAACGTTCCCCATAGCGGAAGCTTTTAA